The genome window CCAAGTACACTTTGGCCGCCACGGTCATGGGCGCGGTGGCCATGCTCGCGGGCGGCATCGGCATCCTCAACGTGACCTTGGCCGCGCTCTTCGCTCGCGTCAAGGAGATCGGCATCCGCCGCGCCGTGGGCGCGACGCGCATGGACATCCTCTCCCAGTTCGTGGCCGAGGCCGTGCTGCTGGGCCTCTGCGGCGGGGTGGCCGGCATCGCCCTGGGCCTGGGCGGCATCGACTACCTCAAGAGCCACACGGACCGCGACCTGGCCTCCTTGACCTGGTACCATTTCGTGGCCACGCTGGCCATCGCCGGGGGCACCGGGCTGCTCTTCTCCCTCTACCCGGCCTGGAAGGCCGCGACCTTGGACCCGGTCGACGCCCTGCGCAGCGAATGAGCCTATGAGAGTCGCGGAGGCCATGCGCACGGGCTGGCTCGAGATCGCCTCGCACAAGGTGCGCTCGGCCTTGACCTGCCTGGCCACCGCCATCGGCGTGGCGGCCATGGTCTACACCTTCTCGCAGATCGCGGGCCTGCAGGAGCGCTTCCGCAAGGCCATCGAGCTCGCCGGGCCCGGGCGTCTGGAGATCGAGCGCAAGGAGGGCTACGTCTCCAAGGGGCTGTCCCGGGGCCTGACCTGGCAGGACGCGGAGCATATCCGCCGGGCCTTCCCCGAGCTCTACATGGTCTATCCCATCGCGCGCCGCGGCGGGGCGCGCATGCGCTTCGACGAGTTCAAGAACGACAACATCGGTGTGCGCGGGACCACGCCGGAATGGCGGCGCCGGGACTGGGTCTACAAGCTGCGCGGCCGCTTCCTCAACGACGAGGACCTGCGCACCGCCGCCCGGGTCTGCGTTCTGGACCAGCCGGGGGGCTGGGTCAAGAAGCCCTTCTGGGCGCGCTGGTTCCCGGAGCAGGCCATGGAGAAGGTGCTCAAGCACAGAGACCTCCTGGACCGGCAGATCAGGCTCGACGAGCATCTCTTCACCGTCGTGGGCATCCTGCAGGAGCCGCCGCGCGACCGCGACCCGCGCTGGTTCCGGCGGGAATGGGGCGGCGGGGGCGGCATCCTGTTCGTGCCCATCAACACCTACCGGCAGACCCTGCTGCGTTCCTGGAGCAAATCGAATCCCGACCAGGTGGACGGCATCGAGGTGGACACGGGCGACGGGGAGACCGCCTCGCGTTACAAGAAGCGCATCACCCTCCTGCTCAAGAATCTGCACCGCGGCGAGGAGGACTTCAAGGTCCGCGACTACCGGGAGATCATCCAGGGAATCGTCTCGCGCATCAAGGAGTACGCCATCGCCATCGCGATCATCGGCATCGTGGCCATCCTGGCCGGCGGCATCGGCATCATGAACGTGACCTTGGCCACCATCTTCTCGCGCATCCGCGAGATCGGCATCCGGCGCGCTTTGGGCGCGACCCGGACCGACATCGTGACCCAGTTCCTAGTCGAGGCCACGATGCTCGGGAGTCTCGGCGGAGTGGCCGGGGCCGGCCTGGGCATCGCGGCCGTGACGTATCTCGCGCCGCGCGAGGACCGCATGCAGCAGATATCTTCGGTGCACGTGGCCGCGGCCATGGGCATCGCCGCGCTGGTGGCCTTCTTCTTCGCGCTCTATCCCGCCTACCAGGCCGCGAAGCTCGACCCGATCGAGTCCCTGCACTACGAGTGAGGCGCTTCGGGAGGGGGGACCGGCCGAACCTCGCGGCTTCTCTCCACTCTCTGCCTCTACCGCAAGGGCTACGACTTCAAGCGCCTCTTCACGATCAGCGAATACTACGACCGCGACCGGACCTCTTTCTACAAGGCCATCCAGGCCGTCCGGGAAAAGGGCATGGACATGACCGGCTGGCTGGAGTACTTCACAGACGGCTTGGCCACCCAGATGCGGGAGGTCCAGGAGCATGGCGAGCGGATTATCAAGGCCGACCTGTTGACGCGCCAGCATGACCTCAATGTCCGGCAGCGAGTGGCGCTCCAGCAAGTCATGGAGAAGGGTAGCCTCACCATCCATGAACTCGAAGGCATGTGCAAAGGAGTGACTCGCCGGACGCTGCAGAGGGAACTCAAGGAGCTTGTAACCGCTGGCCTATTGGTTCCGGAAGGCGCCACCAATCAACTTAAGTATCTGTTTAAAAAATAATGCTAAACTCGCGACAAACTTGCGACACAACTTGCGACAATCTCGCGCCAGAACTTGCGCCATCGGACCGCTTGTCGCTGTGACATGCTCGGACATCAGCTGTGACATGCGGCTGGAAGCCTAGCGCGCTATGCGACGCCATCAGCCCCCAAAGAAAACCTTGCTGGCGGAACTCGTAGACTTGATTTCGACTCCCGGCTTCATGCGTCTGCCCGCGACCGAACAGGACCGCCTCTTCCATGCGCATCTGGGACAGGATCGCCCGCGCATCGCCCCGAAGGACGAGCCGGAATTGCGCCGTAAATTATTCGAGCCTGTCACAGGACCAGGCGCTCAACTCTCAGCGACTATCACCGATTGCCTTTTTGCCTTGCAGGTCGAAGGCGTATTGAGCAAGCCTGCCGGGAAATGTCGCCTCTTGCGCAAGGGGAGGCCATGCGAGTGGGGCTCGAATGGACGGCCCACCATATGCATCATGGCGGACTTCGGCATGGGGCCATATGGCTGGCTGCGGAAAACCGGTGAACCGCCCCCGGCCGTCGGCCCTAATATCGCGGATTCGGTCGGCGGATTCCCGGCTGAATTCCTGGTGCCCAAAGAGCTGGATGCTGATTTCGCCAAATGGGCGGCAGCGTTCGAGTCCGGTTACGACAAGGACGCATTCGACTGGCTCAAATGGAACGCTCAGGGGATTGAACTCGCGGCCAGGCTCAAGCGGGTCGTCGGTGAGCGCTATGGCGTCGAGTACCACTATCCCTATGAAGATCCCAGGAAAGAATTGCAAGACACCATCCTGGTCATCGACTGAGCCGTCCGTACCCTATCGAGTCACTGCGCTACGAATAGGTCCGCGGCCGGTCAGGGCGCGGCGGGCTCGGCTGGGATCTCGGCCGGAGGCACAGGCAGGCCGGTCTTCTCGTCTATCGGTCCGTAGCGATCCAGTATCTCCAAGGTGTTGTGAGCCTGCTCATAGGCCTTGACCACCTTGTCCTTCCAGGTCGGGGCGTAGCCGCTGAACTCCAGTGCCGCCTTAAGGAGTTTGTCCGCCTGGGCGCGGTCATGGCCTCCCGCGGCCTGCTGGGCCTGTTCCAACAGCCCCGGGATGAATTGCCGGGCCAACAGTTGGGCTCCGCCCAAGAGCTGCTCGAGGAAGCGCGAGCCGTCTTGATAGTTCAGCCGCTTGCGGGCCTCCTGGCGGGCCTGATCGATCCTCTTAAGGGCCAGGAACGGGTCCTCTTCGCGCATCGCGTCGCGCAGCAGCCGCTCCATGTAGGCGCGCGGCTGGCGCACCGGGTCAGGCATGGGCTCGGAAGGCTTTGTGGTCTCGGCCTTCGGCTGCGCCGGGACCTCGACCGCGATGGCCGGCAGCTTGGCCATCAATTCCGCCATGCGCATGTTGATGCCGCCCTCTGAACGGTCCAG of Elusimicrobiota bacterium contains these proteins:
- a CDS encoding ABC transporter permease, producing MRVAEAMRTGWLEIASHKVRSALTCLATAIGVAAMVYTFSQIAGLQERFRKAIELAGPGRLEIERKEGYVSKGLSRGLTWQDAEHIRRAFPELYMVYPIARRGGARMRFDEFKNDNIGVRGTTPEWRRRDWVYKLRGRFLNDEDLRTAARVCVLDQPGGWVKKPFWARWFPEQAMEKVLKHRDLLDRQIRLDEHLFTVVGILQEPPRDRDPRWFRREWGGGGGILFVPINTYRQTLLRSWSKSNPDQVDGIEVDTGDGETASRYKKRITLLLKNLHRGEEDFKVRDYREIIQGIVSRIKEYAIAIAIIGIVAILAGGIGIMNVTLATIFSRIREIGIRRALGATRTDIVTQFLVEATMLGSLGGVAGAGLGIAAVTYLAPREDRMQQISSVHVAAAMGIAALVAFFFALYPAYQAAKLDPIESLHYE